The window AGAGCCTGCGCGACTGCAACGAGAAGCTGTTCGCCACGCAGTTCCCGCAGTGCACGCCACCGACCGTGGTCAGCCGCCGCGCCGACGTGCTGCGTGAATTCGCCGCCAAGCACGGCGATGTGATCCTCAAGCCGCTGGACGGCATGGGCGGCACCTCGATCTTCCGGCACCGGGTCGGCGACCCGAACCTGTCGGTGATCCTCGAGACCCTGACCGCCCTGGGCAGCCAGCAGATCATGGCCCAGGCCTACCTGCCGGCGATCAAGGACGGCGACAAGCGCATCCTGATGGTCGATGGCGAACCGGTCCCCTACTGCCTGGCGCGGATTCCGGCCAGCGGCGAAACCCGCGGCAACCTGGCCGCCGGCGGGCGCGGCGAAGCCCGACCACTGACCGAGCGCGACCGCTGGATCGCCGCCCAGGTCGGACCGACCTTGCGTGAAAAGGGCCTGCTGTTCGTAGGTCTGGATGTCATCGGCGAGCACCTGACGGAAATCAACGTCACCAGCCCGACCTGCATCCGCGAGATCGACAACGCCTTCGGCACCCACATCGGCGGCCTGCTGATGGATGCCATTGAGCAGAAGCTCAAGAGCCGTTGATGTAGAACAGCCGAGATGGAACCAACATTGCGCTATGATGCACCGCCTCCGAAACGCGTGATGTTGGTTTTCTGGTCATGACTCTCCCCGCCGATCTGCCTCCCGAACTCTACCGCACCGGCGTGCGCCCGGCCGACAGGCTCGGCTTTACCCTGTTTCTCGCCGCGCTGATCCACCTGGCCCTGCTGCTCGGCGTCGGGTTCAGCTTCGTCGAGCCCAAGCAGGTCAGCAGAACCCTGGAAATCACCCTGGCCACCTTCAAGAGCGAGACCAAGCCGGCCAAGGCCGACTTCCTCGCCCAGGAAAACCAGCAGGGCAGCGGCACCCAGGATAAAAAGGCGATCCCGACCACCACCGAAGTCGCGCCGTTCCAGGACAACACCGTGAACAAGGTCGCCACGCCACCGCCGGCCAAGCCGCAGGTCACCGAAGCGACGCCCAAGGCTGCGGTCGCCACCGTCGCGCCGAAACCGAAGAAGACCGTCACCCGCCACGAAGAGCCCAAGCCCGAAGCCCCGCCGCCAACCGAGGCACCGAGTTTCGACAGCGAACAGTTGTCCAGCGACATCGCCAGCCTGGAAGCGGAACTGGCCAAGGAACGCCAGCTGTACGCCAAGAGGCCACGTATCCACCGCCTGAGCGCGGCCTCGACCATGCGCGACAAGGGCGCCTGGTACAAGGACGAATGGCGCAAGAAGGTCGAGCGGATCGGCAACCTCAACTACCCCGAGGAAGCCCGTCGCCAGCAGATCTACGGCAGCCTGCGACTGATGGTGTCGATCAACCGCGACGGCTCGCTGTACGAGGTGCTGGTGCTCGAATCGTCCGGCCAGCCACTGCTGGACCAGGCCGCGCAGCGCATCGTCCGGCTGGCGGCGCCGTTCGCACCGTTTACCGGCGACCTGTCGGACATCGACCGACTGGAAATCATCCGCACCTGGCGTTTCGCCCGGGGGGACCGCCTGTCCAGTAATTGAGCGCCATCCGGCTTGTCAGTTCGCCCGCCCAACGCCACACTAGGTTCATGAAAAACCTCAGCCCGACGTACCTCAAGCATCACTTCCTGATCGCCATGCCGCATATGGCCGACCCGAACTTTGCGCAAACGGTGACCTACATCGTCGAGCACAGCGCAAACGGTGCCATGGGACTGGTCATCAACCGCCCGCAATCGCTGAACCTGGCCGATATCCTCGAGCAACTGCGCCCTGATATCGACCCGCCAGGGTTGTGCCAGCATGTGCCGATCTACTCGGGAGGCCCGGTCCAGACCGATCGCGGCTTCGTCCTGCACCCGATCGGCAAGACCTACCAGGCCACTGTCGAGCTCGAGGGCCTGGCGCTGTCGACCTCCCAGGACGTGCTGTTCGCCATCGCCGATGGCGTCGGCCCGGAACGCAGCCTGATTGCCCTCGGCTACGCGGGCTGGGAAGCCGGGCAACTGGAGGCCGAGCTGGCCGACAATGCCTGGCTGACCTGCCCGTTCTCCCCGGAAATCCTCTTCAACACCGACAGCGACGACCGCCTGGCCGCCGCCGCCGCGCACCTGGGCATCAACCTCAGCCTGCTGACCAGCCAGGCGGGCCACGCCTGATGGCCAACATCCGTCTGCTGCTGGGTTTCGACTACGGCACCCGGCAGATCGGCGTTGCCGTCGGCCAGATGGTCACCGGCCAGGCCCGCGAGCTGTGCACCCTCAAGGCACAGAATGGCGTGCCCGACTGGAACCAGGTCGAAGCGCTGATCAAGGAGTGGAAACCCGACGCGGTGGTGGTCGGCCTGCCCCTGAACATGGATGGCACGCCCAGCGAGATGTGCGCCCGCGCGGAGAAGTTCGCCCGCCGACTCAATGGCCGCTACAACGTGCCGTTCTTTACCCAGGACGAGCGCCTGACCACCTTCGAGGCCAAGGGCGAGCGCATGGCCAAGGGCGGGCAGAAAGGCAGCTACCGCGACAATCCGGTGGACGCCATCGCCGCCAAGCTGCTGCTGCAAAGCTGGATCGAAGAAAACCCCGTATCCCCCGAATCCTGACGGCGCCGCGCGTCGTACCGTCTCAGTCCTCGCCACGCTTGCCGGGCGGGGCCCTTGAAGGAGCAATCATGAGCCTGCCCAATCCCGCCGAACTGATCGACCAGATGGCCGCCCGCCTCAAGGCCCATCTGCAGCAGCGAGCCATCGACACCCCGCGCTACATCGGTATCCGCACCGGTGGCGTGTGGGTTGCGCAGGCACTGCTCAAGGCCCTGGGCAGCGATTCGCCACTGGGCACGCTGGACGTGTCCTTCTATCGCGACGACTTCAGCCAGAACGGCTTGCACCCGCAGGTGCGTCCTTCGGAGCTGCCTTTCGAGATCGAAGGCCAGCACCTGGTACTGATCGACGACG of the Pseudomonas vanderleydeniana genome contains:
- the gshB gene encoding glutathione synthase, which codes for MSVRLGIVMDPIASISYKKDSSLAMLLAAQERGWTLFYMEQQDLYQDAGVARARMKPLKVFANPEHWFELEAETDAALSDLDVILMRKDPPFDMEFVYSTYLLEQAERAGVLVVNKPQSLRDCNEKLFATQFPQCTPPTVVSRRADVLREFAAKHGDVILKPLDGMGGTSIFRHRVGDPNLSVILETLTALGSQQIMAQAYLPAIKDGDKRILMVDGEPVPYCLARIPASGETRGNLAAGGRGEARPLTERDRWIAAQVGPTLREKGLLFVGLDVIGEHLTEINVTSPTCIREIDNAFGTHIGGLLMDAIEQKLKSR
- a CDS encoding YqgE/AlgH family protein yields the protein MKNLSPTYLKHHFLIAMPHMADPNFAQTVTYIVEHSANGAMGLVINRPQSLNLADILEQLRPDIDPPGLCQHVPIYSGGPVQTDRGFVLHPIGKTYQATVELEGLALSTSQDVLFAIADGVGPERSLIALGYAGWEAGQLEAELADNAWLTCPFSPEILFNTDSDDRLAAAAAHLGINLSLLTSQAGHA
- the pyrR gene encoding bifunctional pyr operon transcriptional regulator/uracil phosphoribosyltransferase PyrR, translating into MSLPNPAELIDQMAARLKAHLQQRAIDTPRYIGIRTGGVWVAQALLKALGSDSPLGTLDVSFYRDDFSQNGLHPQVRPSELPFEIEGQHLVLIDDVLMSGRTIRAALNELFDYGRPASVTLVCLLDLEAAELPIRPNVVGATLSLAPTERVKLSGPAPLQLELQDLALQAP
- a CDS encoding energy transducer TonB, with protein sequence MTLPADLPPELYRTGVRPADRLGFTLFLAALIHLALLLGVGFSFVEPKQVSRTLEITLATFKSETKPAKADFLAQENQQGSGTQDKKAIPTTTEVAPFQDNTVNKVATPPPAKPQVTEATPKAAVATVAPKPKKTVTRHEEPKPEAPPPTEAPSFDSEQLSSDIASLEAELAKERQLYAKRPRIHRLSAASTMRDKGAWYKDEWRKKVERIGNLNYPEEARRQQIYGSLRLMVSINRDGSLYEVLVLESSGQPLLDQAAQRIVRLAAPFAPFTGDLSDIDRLEIIRTWRFARGDRLSSN
- the ruvX gene encoding Holliday junction resolvase RuvX, with the protein product MANIRLLLGFDYGTRQIGVAVGQMVTGQARELCTLKAQNGVPDWNQVEALIKEWKPDAVVVGLPLNMDGTPSEMCARAEKFARRLNGRYNVPFFTQDERLTTFEAKGERMAKGGQKGSYRDNPVDAIAAKLLLQSWIEENPVSPES